A region of Lichenibacterium dinghuense DNA encodes the following proteins:
- a CDS encoding SelT/SelW/SelH family protein, translating to MSDPRKPAIVITYCTQCNWLLRSAWMAQELLSTFGTDLGAVTLVPSTGGAFAITVDGEEVWERKRDGGFPDVKALKTRVRDRLDPGRDLGHIDRPRPPAT from the coding sequence ATGTCCGATCCTCGAAAACCCGCCATCGTCATCACCTACTGCACGCAGTGCAACTGGCTGCTGCGCTCGGCCTGGATGGCGCAGGAGCTGCTGTCGACCTTCGGCACCGACCTCGGCGCGGTGACGCTGGTGCCGTCGACCGGCGGCGCCTTCGCGATCACGGTCGACGGCGAGGAGGTCTGGGAACGCAAGCGCGACGGCGGATTCCCGGACGTCAAGGCCCTGAAGACCCGCGTGCGCGACCGGCTCGACCCGGGCCGGGACCTCGGCCACATCGATCGACCGCGCCCGCCCGCGACCTGA